The sequence AGGGGGAAAGGCATTGGTTGGGCCGGTCGCGACTTGAGTAAAGGAGAGGATTTGAGGGGGGCATCACTAGAAGTTAAAACTAGAGTATCACCGACGACATCCATATCTGCCTCAGTATTGTGTGTATTTGTGCTAAAGGAACGTTTCGAAGTAGTTGAAGGGGTTGACTTGGTTCGCCTGGTCTTCTTGGGCGAGGTTGGTGCGGGTTGAGATAGTCAACGGTTCCGAGGAATCTTCAGCGGCAGTGGTTGACTTCCTGGGTTTAGGCTTGGGTCTTGTCGCGGGTGTCTTTGCCTTGGTCGTCCGTTTATGAGCAGGAGTatcttcgtcatcgtcgAGGTCGAGAGTACGGTCAGGCGACCCGAACACACCCGCCTCAATTGCATCGTCGTCCGAATCCAATCCATCTGCGCGGGAGGTCGTCGCCTTTTTCTTGGAGTTTTTCTTGCGCACAGTCAAGTTTGCCGCTGTTATGAACCCTAGTAATGCACCTTCTGGAACGTTGCGAGCAACGTCCGAGTTACGCTTTCGCTTCTTTGCACCAGTCGAACCTTCGGCTTTGGTACGAAGTCTCTTGCCAGTCAAGTCACCATGTACTTCACGGTCATATGGTTCGATATCCAACCTCTTCTCAATGCATTGAGGTTGAACTCCTTCGGGCACCATCCGAGCTGCATCATTGAATAATTCGATAGAGGACCCATCGATGATGGCCTGTTGGACATCACGGTAAGATTCTTTTGCCTTCTCCCAATTTCGTTCCTCTCGAATCTCGGCAAGTAGAACAACTACTTTACCCTCACGTTTTCGGCCGGTTCGTCCCACTCTTTGAAGCTGAAAGACTGTTCAATACAACGTAAAAATTTCGAACCATGCGAGCTTACCATGCGCACCGGGGCCTTTTGGGCATCGTAACATACGATCAAATCAATCTCGCCAATGTCAAGGCCTTCTTCACCGATCGAAGTTGCCACAAGAACGTTAAATTCACCAGATTTGAAACGTTTGATTGCCTTTCGAGGAGTTTAGAATGATACTCTCTACATATATAAGGACTTACCCCAAGCTGCTCCTTTTGACTCATGCCTTTGTCACCTCCTTTTCCACCGGCCTGGCCGATGAACCTATGTGCCTTAATTTTCCCAGATTCGTTCGAGTTCAGATGTGCGACAATCTCATCGACACTTTCTCGGAAATTCGTAAAAACCATTACTCGAGTTTCGTTTGCATCAGGGGTATCGAAATGTCCAACAAGAATTTCGTTAAGCTTCTCCATCTTGGGATGGGGTGGGAACCTTGTCGCTGACCCCATTCCAGCTCCTTCAAGACGATACTTAGAAATCTGATTCAACGTCGCTTGAAATTCCGTGTTCTTATTCCAAGTAGACTGGTGCTGTTTCCCGCCACTCTCGTAGAAGTCTTTGAGAACCCTCTCACACATTGCGACACTGCACTCTACCTATAACCAGGTTAGGTACCTTCGGCGAATGGGCATGTATGAAGCAACTTACCAAATATCCCATGGCTCGAGCAAGAACAGCTAGAGATTTTAGGGGATGCAAGACGCGCATCTTGTTTTTATCCTTCGTATGCATGGCGCTAGTTATTTCGGCTGTAGCGCGATAGGCATTCATAGTTTCTGGGTCAGCATTATTGCAGCATCCAGCTGTCTGGACCGTCTTGAGCAGAGGCTGTGTATCCATATCAGTCTATGTGACTAAAAAGAACGAGAATCCATTTACATTCATAACAGATACCAAACTGGCTTTGATGTCATTAATTCCGTCATTCATCGCTACAATTTGTATGTCTGTGTGCTGCATTAAAGTTGAGGGGTATGCTACATGTCCAAAAGGTTGCGAACGTACTTTCTTGAAGATATACTTTTGTAGGTCCATACTGTTCTCGTCACGGATCTCGATTCGACTAATATGTAAGCCATCTACAATAGACTGAACGGTCTCCGAGTTCTTCCCAGGGGTGGCACTCAATGCGAGAATCCGATGATGTGGGTTACGTGCCATCAAATAGTGCACTATTGTCACATATGCGTATGAACCAGTGGCACGGTGGGCTTCATCTGTTAACAGTTAGCAATTGCCGAAATTCATTCGCAGGACAATCTACCAATTACCACCAGCACAATGTCCTCGGCATCGCAAGTCCCATCCTTCAAGTCGTTAAAGAACGTCTGAGGAGTCATATAAAACACTCGTTTCTCTTCCCACTGGAGTTTTAGTCTTAGTTTATGTTATGGTTTCAGACATTCACCACGTACCGCTCGTCTTCGCAAGTTTTTGGTCACAGTCCCAGTCAATTCGATTGCATCCCTTCCAGGGATACCACAGCTCTCGTGACAAGCCTCTATTTGCTGAGCTACCAAAGGCTTGGTTGGTGCAACAAACACAACCTTTCCAGTAGGAAACCAAGTGTAAACTGAAAGTACTGTCAGACGATTGAACGGGTGAATCGGTGGTACGCACAATTCAGCATAACAGAACCTGCTATGAAAGTTTTGCCAAGACCTGTAGGTAACGACACCAAGGTATTATCGAATAATGAGCGGGATATAATATTATATTGGTAATCGCGTTTTTCTTTGTTGAGGGGAAAGATCCATTCTCAATCGTTTTCGGATCAGGTTTACATTGCATTTTCGTCGACTAAATCACAACTATTAGCGGATTATTTCGGTGAATAAAAAAACAACTCACAGGTCTAGAGTTACCAAAAGGTCGCAAAAATTAACGTGAGGTTATATAAAGAAAACTCATGCTTACTTGACTGTATATAACATCGTTAGCCTGAAATATCACTGCTGGTAGAATAAACCCACCAGAAACTTCAAGGGGTGCCGTAAAATCCGGGAATTGTTCCAGTTCTTCATCGTCCTCACCCTCCGAGTCACGCGCGCGACCTTTTCCCTTCTGGCTTTTGATGGCCTCCGCAGCCTTGACATAATCCCACGACTTGGTTTGCTGCCGGTGATGGGGTCGGCCAAAAAGGCCATCGTTCTTGGAAACAGTCCGCCTGGCGCTAGCAATTGCACTGGAGGCAAACCCACGAGCACCACTGCCGCTTGCACCGGGCGTTTGTGGAGCAACTCCTCCGAACAAGTTCATTTGTCGAGTGGCGTTAGATGCCAGAGATCCTGAACGACCAGTGAGAGCTGACTCTGCAATCTCCTCGATCTCATCCAAAGCATCTTCGGGGATATCGTAACACGAGTAATCGTCCGATGAATGTACTGAGATCGCACGCTTACGACCCGGTGAGGGCGATGGAATTGAATCGAAACTGGCCCGACGGGTTGGAGTTTTTCCTATGATATCCGTGATGGGATCTGAAGCTTCAGGTGCCGGTCGAGGAGAGTTGTTTTGCGAATCTGCCGTGATTTCGGATAAGGCGCTGGAGCCTGTCTGGTGATATAGAATGAACGTACTGTTTGTAGTGCTTGGTTGGCTTCCAGTCTGGCTAGCCACCAATGCCGAACGCACAGCGTTACGTATACTTGATACCGAGGGCCCTGTGGAGGATGTAGACCGACCGCTTGGCCGAAAGGCGGGTCGATTGCTCGCTGGGGG comes from Rhizoctonia solani chromosome 4, complete sequence and encodes:
- a CDS encoding Helicase conserved C-terminal domain gives rise to the protein MPPKRKIKLAKEAAEAKGSEDDAQTEIRNDASGSTRLVPRPSGLTAEDIQAALSRYQHRISQLTESKTGSQLQELDDWRLNELPKLVKSRKPAHIEKSELERLMEWKLARGKFRPTLPALIAQNTPVKVKSSTQEAFSSLSNIKSSTPSYQSFRTLLKSLCGALKGVGPATGSLLLSISDDRVPFMSDEAYIWIMYADQGTKKKDIKYTEKGYLDYAVRMWEAAENAGTSPAELEQVAWVLGWEWISGIELAPTSKSLDGEPEADQESTAMKRCHESTIDGIPWPQPENTENMPNQVFKKRRMVHSDSWSGLCRRRSLRDINNLSEHPASIPHDEKTTLKVTQSRIQRTTVIESGKEVTPESVHTGANIPSHGSCSQHQATLTNSHPLPTSVPDRQASVSGPASSSSKISRVAATHPLPRFASHENSVRITQSRTSQQTRPSGSSPNLDSDQDDDSDNGSDEESDNEPGPDLGIQIDSDEKQRVENNYSEMNKLLGNLFLSRHRNRSDQILPHVSSRLHTPRHNSDLVLENATPSSTKIQRIASTTSGSSAWKQLRCVTKHPVLSVFSDKTSSGASMQDFSDDVDYDMDSAFLAEIDAIEAAIEPVRATPAKPVVAKPTPNISRPFPTPNVSKSAAAPFTPAVPKAPPPASNRPAFRPSGRSTSSTGPSVSSIRNAVRSALVASQTGSQPSTTNNSQNNSPRPAPEASDPITDIIGKTPTRRASFDSIPSPSPGRKRAISVHSSDDYSCYDIPEDALDEIEEIAESALTGRSGSLASNATRQMNLFGGVAPQTPGASGSGARGFASSAIASARRTVSKNDGLFGRPHHRQQTKSWDYVKAAEAIKSQKGKGRARDSEGEDDEELEQFPDFTAPLEVSVKPSTKMQCLGKTFIAGSVMLNFYTWFPTGKVVFVAPTKPLVAQQIEACHESCGIPGRDAIELTGTVTKNLRRRAWEEKRVFYMTPQTFFNDLKDGTCDAEDIVLVVIDEAHRATGSYAYVTIVHYLMARNPHHRILALSATPGKNSETVQSIVDGLHISRIEIRDENSMDLQKYIFKKHTDIQIVAMNDGINDIKASLVSVMNPLLKTVQTAGCCNNADPETMNAYRATAEITSAMHTKDKNKMRVLHPLKSLAVLARAMGYLVECSVAMCERVLKDFYESGGKQHQSTWNKNTEFQATLNQISKYRLEGAGMGSATRFPPHPKMEKLNEILVGHFDTPDANETRVMVFTNFRESVDEIVAHLNSNESGKIKAHRFIGQAGGKGGDKGMSQKEQLGAIKRFKSGEFNVLVATSIGEEGLDIGEIDLIVCYDAQKAPLQRVGRTGRKREGKVVVLLAEIREERNWEKAKESYRDVQQAIIDGSSIELFNDAARMVPEGVQPQCIEKRLDIEPYDREVHGDLTGKRLRTKAEGSTGAKKRKRNSDVARNVPEGALLGFITAANLTVRKKNSKKKATTSRADGLDSDDDAIEAGVFGSPDRTLDLDDDEDTPAHKRTTKAKTPATRPKPKPRKSTTAAEDSSEPLTISTRTNLAQEDQANQVNPFNYFETFL